One Mycobacterium marseillense DNA window includes the following coding sequences:
- the tatB gene encoding Sec-independent protein translocase protein TatB: MFANVGWGEMLVLVVVGLVVLGPERLPGAIRWSANALRQARDYLSGVTSQLREDLGPEFDDLRGPLSELQKLRGMTPRAALTKHLLDGDDSFLTGNFDKPVNGASLQTPPPAPPTPSNGQTLGAEQQTGGRTPFDTDAT, translated from the coding sequence ATGTTCGCCAACGTCGGCTGGGGAGAGATGCTCGTCCTCGTCGTGGTCGGGTTGGTGGTCCTCGGCCCCGAGCGGCTCCCCGGCGCCATCCGGTGGTCGGCCAACGCGCTGCGGCAGGCGCGCGACTACCTGAGCGGTGTGACCAGCCAGCTGCGCGAGGATCTCGGGCCCGAGTTCGACGACCTGCGCGGCCCGCTCAGTGAATTGCAGAAGCTGCGGGGCATGACCCCCCGCGCCGCGCTGACCAAGCACTTGTTGGACGGCGATGACTCCTTCCTGACCGGGAACTTCGACAAGCCGGTGAACGGGGCCTCGCTTCAGACGCCGCCGCCCGCCCCGCCCACGCCGTCCAACGGGCAGACGCTCGGCGCAGAACAGCAGACGGGCGGCCGCACTCCGTTCGACACCGACGCGACCTGA
- a CDS encoding Mrp/NBP35 family ATP-binding protein — MSSHDSSNSADLSAAIRASLGKVIDPELRRPITDLGMVKSIDTEPDGSVHVAIYLTTASCPKKNEISERVSEAVSDVPGTGAVKVTLDVMSDEQRTELRKQLRGDAREPIIPFAQPNSLTRVYAVASGKGGVGKSTVTVNLAAAMAARGLSVGLLDADIHGHSIPRMMGTTDRPTQVESMILPPIAHEVRVISIAQFTEGNTPVVWRGPMLHRALQQFLADVYWGDLDVLLLDLPPGTGDIAISVAQLIPNAEILVVTTPQLAAAEVAERAGSIALQTRQRLAGVVENMSGLTLPDGSTLKVFGEGGGEQVAERLSRAVGADVPLLGQIPLDPELVAAGDSGVPLVLSAPDSPVGKALRGVADTLSARRRGLAGVSLGLDPKGR; from the coding sequence ATGTCCAGCCATGACTCTTCTAATTCCGCCGACCTGAGCGCGGCGATCCGCGCCTCACTGGGAAAGGTGATCGACCCCGAACTGCGGCGTCCTATCACCGATCTCGGGATGGTCAAAAGCATCGACACCGAACCCGACGGCTCGGTCCACGTCGCGATCTACCTGACTACCGCCAGCTGTCCGAAGAAGAACGAGATCAGCGAACGGGTCAGCGAGGCGGTCTCCGACGTCCCGGGCACCGGCGCGGTGAAGGTCACCCTGGACGTGATGAGCGACGAACAGCGCACCGAGCTGCGCAAGCAGTTGCGCGGTGACGCCCGCGAGCCGATTATCCCGTTCGCACAACCGAATTCGCTGACACGTGTCTATGCGGTCGCGTCCGGGAAGGGCGGGGTGGGCAAGTCCACCGTCACGGTCAACCTGGCCGCGGCGATGGCGGCGCGTGGCCTGTCCGTCGGCCTGCTGGACGCCGACATCCACGGCCATTCCATCCCCCGGATGATGGGCACCACCGACCGCCCCACCCAGGTCGAGTCGATGATCCTGCCACCCATCGCTCACGAGGTGCGGGTGATCTCGATCGCTCAGTTCACCGAGGGCAACACCCCGGTGGTGTGGCGCGGGCCGATGCTGCACCGCGCGCTGCAGCAGTTCCTGGCCGACGTCTATTGGGGCGATCTGGACGTGCTGCTGCTCGATCTGCCGCCGGGGACCGGCGACATCGCCATCTCGGTGGCTCAGCTGATCCCGAACGCGGAGATTCTGGTGGTGACGACGCCACAGCTGGCTGCGGCCGAGGTCGCCGAGCGGGCCGGCAGCATCGCGCTGCAGACCCGCCAACGCCTGGCCGGCGTCGTGGAGAACATGTCCGGGCTCACGCTGCCGGACGGCTCCACGCTGAAGGTGTTCGGTGAGGGCGGCGGCGAGCAGGTGGCCGAGCGGTTGTCCCGCGCGGTCGGCGCCGATGTGCCGCTGCTGGGCCAGATCCCGCTGGATCCCGAGCTGGTGGCCGCGGGCGACTCCGGCGTTCCGCTGGTGCTGAGCGCGCCCGATTCGCCGGTGGGCAAGGCGCTGCGCGGCGTGGCCGACACGTTGTCCGCGCGCCGGCGCGGGCTGGCCGGCGTATCGCTGGGGCTCGACCCGAAAGGCCGCTGA